The Pseudarthrobacter sp. NS4 genome includes a window with the following:
- a CDS encoding MarR family winged helix-turn-helix transcriptional regulator, giving the protein MADMDSWPTGRLLSTAARLVEHSWNEKLADAGLTHAGVIALDVLSAAEEPMSQAMIAQKVRVQNQTMGKTLSRLEAWGYIRRQPSPSDRRSQVVSITDVGARVINEAREVDRTVLTRVAVDGDKLRKELQTIVLLLASGAKESSRATGN; this is encoded by the coding sequence ATGGCTGACATGGATTCCTGGCCCACCGGCCGCCTGTTATCGACAGCGGCCAGACTGGTCGAACATTCCTGGAACGAGAAGCTGGCCGATGCCGGCCTCACCCATGCCGGGGTGATAGCCCTTGATGTCCTCTCGGCAGCCGAGGAGCCCATGAGCCAGGCGATGATTGCCCAAAAGGTCCGTGTGCAGAACCAGACAATGGGTAAAACCTTGTCCCGCCTGGAGGCCTGGGGCTACATCCGCCGCCAGCCCAGCCCTTCTGACCGCAGAAGCCAGGTTGTCTCCATCACCGACGTCGGCGCCCGGGTGATCAACGAGGCCCGTGAAGTGGACCGCACGGTATTGACACGCGTGGCAGTGGATGGGGACAAGCTACGCAAGGAACTGCAAACCATCGTGCTCCTACTGGCCTCTGGAGCCAAGGAATCAAGCCGGGCGACCGGTAACTGA
- a CDS encoding IS110 family transposase, with amino-acid sequence MTIVAQTRPFVIGVDCHARTHTYAIIEASTKRQIACEQFPTTPAGISRALAWVGRRTDGDMACLWAVEGIGSYGARLARTAADAGYDVAEAPRMNARGRRAIGKSDPLDAAAIGTAVIGLEESQLRAPRRDEGTRAGLRILSAARDQLTRERTMTVNALIALLRAHDLGIDARKPLVPAQIATITRWRERQEQIELSIARQEAVRLARRVLEVTTQLTANQKRMTELVQQSPAAPLLEMVGAGAVTVATVLTAWSHPGRVRSEAAFASLAGVNPLPASSGNTVRHRLNRGGDRRLNRALHTITMTRMVHDPGTRDYVAKRTQEGRSYREIRRSLKRYIARILYRQLNSLYATAEPSHFVGADPYPE; translated from the coding sequence TTGACCATCGTTGCGCAGACCCGCCCATTCGTAATCGGCGTGGACTGTCACGCCCGCACACACACCTACGCCATCATCGAAGCCAGCACCAAGCGACAGATCGCGTGTGAGCAGTTCCCGACCACCCCGGCAGGGATTTCCCGCGCACTTGCCTGGGTAGGCCGACGGACAGACGGCGATATGGCCTGTCTATGGGCCGTTGAGGGCATCGGCTCTTACGGGGCACGTCTCGCCAGGACAGCAGCCGACGCCGGCTACGACGTCGCCGAAGCTCCACGGATGAACGCCCGAGGGCGCCGGGCGATCGGCAAATCCGACCCGCTGGACGCCGCAGCCATCGGAACCGCTGTCATCGGCTTAGAGGAGTCCCAGCTCCGAGCCCCGCGCCGGGATGAAGGAACCCGTGCCGGACTCAGGATCCTGAGCGCAGCCCGGGATCAGTTGACCCGGGAACGAACAATGACTGTCAATGCACTCATCGCCTTACTCCGGGCACATGATCTGGGAATCGACGCTCGTAAACCATTGGTTCCCGCCCAGATCGCCACGATCACCAGATGGCGGGAACGACAGGAGCAGATCGAACTATCGATCGCGCGCCAGGAAGCAGTTCGGTTGGCGCGCCGCGTTCTCGAAGTTACCACTCAGCTGACTGCGAACCAGAAGCGCATGACAGAGCTGGTCCAGCAAAGCCCCGCGGCGCCGCTGTTGGAGATGGTGGGTGCCGGGGCTGTCACGGTCGCTACCGTCCTGACAGCTTGGTCGCATCCAGGAAGGGTCCGCAGCGAAGCTGCCTTCGCCTCGCTGGCAGGGGTGAATCCCTTGCCAGCCTCAAGCGGTAACACTGTCCGGCACAGGCTCAACCGGGGTGGTGATAGACGCCTCAACCGAGCCTTGCACACCATCACCATGACCCGGATGGTCCACGATCCCGGAACCCGGGACTACGTCGCCAAACGCACTCAAGAAGGCCGTAGCTACCGCGAAATCCGGAGATCCCTCAAGCGCTACATCGCCCGAATCCTCTACCGCCAACTCAACTCCCTTTACGCCACCGCGGAACCATCCCACTTTGTCGGGGCAGACCCTTACCCGGAATAG
- a CDS encoding type III polyketide synthase has product MTVYVRSLETAVPKTMLIQTEARDVFAAQPGLSRLGSRLVSTCFNSAAIDTRFTAVEEFTRNYPSDDPQSFDPSIGLLLNPGTKVRNHIFAREATKLFVEAARSAVDACQELDALDITHLVTVSCTGFFNPGPDYKIVRELGLNPAVQRYHLGFMGCYAAFPALRAAKLFCEADPDAVVLVVCAELCSLHVRASNDPDTIMGSALFANGAAAAIVTARSGSEKKALLQLDHFETVLTPVGEDSMAWNIGDHGFEMVLGNYVPHIIDDHIVGALKPLLARDPELEALPYPSIRHWAIHPGGRSILDKVQARLGLTDEQLVPARETLRNYGNMSSATVLFVLKHILEQAPEEGDERICSMAFGPGLTVETALFTKLRQAPGAVFSGHMYDSLATEVPVP; this is encoded by the coding sequence ATGACGGTTTACGTGCGATCACTTGAAACTGCAGTCCCGAAAACCATGCTGATCCAAACAGAAGCCCGTGACGTGTTTGCAGCCCAACCAGGATTGTCCAGGCTTGGCTCACGGCTTGTCAGCACCTGTTTTAACTCTGCTGCCATCGACACCCGCTTCACAGCCGTCGAGGAATTTACCAGGAATTACCCCTCGGATGATCCGCAGTCCTTCGATCCGTCCATCGGTTTGCTGCTGAACCCCGGCACCAAGGTCCGCAATCACATTTTCGCCCGGGAGGCAACCAAGCTGTTCGTAGAGGCGGCCCGCTCTGCAGTGGATGCCTGCCAGGAACTTGATGCCCTTGACATCACTCATCTGGTGACAGTTTCCTGCACCGGATTCTTCAACCCCGGACCGGACTACAAAATCGTCAGGGAGCTTGGCCTGAACCCCGCTGTCCAGCGCTACCATCTTGGGTTCATGGGCTGCTATGCCGCGTTTCCAGCTCTGCGTGCCGCAAAGCTCTTCTGCGAGGCCGACCCGGATGCCGTGGTCCTGGTGGTCTGCGCGGAGCTTTGTTCACTGCATGTCCGTGCCTCCAATGACCCGGACACCATCATGGGATCAGCCCTGTTCGCCAACGGTGCCGCCGCCGCGATCGTAACAGCACGGAGTGGCTCCGAGAAGAAGGCCCTGCTCCAGCTGGACCACTTTGAAACTGTCCTCACACCGGTTGGTGAGGATTCGATGGCCTGGAACATTGGTGACCACGGATTTGAAATGGTGCTGGGGAATTATGTGCCGCACATCATCGATGACCATATCGTGGGCGCCCTGAAGCCCCTTCTGGCGAGGGATCCAGAGCTGGAGGCACTCCCCTACCCCTCCATCCGGCACTGGGCCATCCATCCCGGCGGCAGAAGCATTCTGGACAAAGTCCAGGCCCGGCTCGGCCTCACCGATGAGCAACTGGTCCCCGCGCGTGAGACGCTGCGCAACTACGGCAACATGAGCAGCGCCACAGTCCTTTTTGTCCTCAAGCACATCCTGGAACAGGCGCCCGAGGAAGGGGACGAACGGATTTGCTCCATGGCCTTCGGGCCGGGACTGACGGTGGAAACCGCGCTGTTCACCAAACTCCGGCAGGCGCCCGGCGCAGTGTTTTCCGGCCACATGTACGACAGCCTGGCCACCGAGGTACCGGTCCCCTGA
- a CDS encoding STAS/SEC14 domain-containing protein, with protein sequence MVSVGSGKAEVFLDEHGILQLKWSRQAIIHSSDAEGAVQMVNELRGQTERPLLVDMATTSEVSRGARAVFAQPCQASHVALPGASPVDKVIANFVLAMNKTARPKRFFTSRTEAMEWLMKSAAA encoded by the coding sequence ATGGTGTCTGTTGGATCAGGCAAAGCTGAAGTGTTTTTGGACGAACACGGGATCCTTCAGCTGAAGTGGTCGCGCCAGGCCATCATCCACTCAAGTGATGCTGAGGGGGCCGTGCAGATGGTCAACGAGCTGCGCGGACAAACGGAACGCCCATTGCTGGTGGACATGGCCACGACGTCCGAGGTCAGCCGCGGGGCCCGGGCTGTCTTCGCCCAGCCTTGCCAGGCATCACACGTGGCGCTGCCGGGCGCCTCGCCCGTAGACAAAGTCATTGCCAACTTCGTTTTGGCCATGAACAAGACAGCCCGTCCCAAACGCTTTTTCACTTCCCGGACAGAAGCCATGGAGTGGCTAATGAAAAGCGCTGCTGCCTGA
- a CDS encoding NIPSNAP family protein, with product MITCVVHYTIDPAKITEFEAFAAAWIRLVDRHGGEHHGYFLPGEGASDQALALFTFPSLDAYEQYRQLFGVDPDFIAADRIRDTSGCVIRHDRTLMRPLLPGDLPPAGTH from the coding sequence ATGATTACCTGCGTCGTGCACTACACGATTGATCCTGCCAAGATCACCGAGTTCGAAGCCTTCGCCGCAGCCTGGATACGGCTGGTTGACCGTCATGGCGGGGAGCATCATGGCTATTTCCTGCCGGGCGAAGGTGCCAGCGATCAGGCGCTTGCCTTGTTTACCTTCCCGTCGCTGGATGCTTACGAGCAGTACCGCCAGCTCTTTGGTGTGGACCCTGACTTCATCGCAGCCGACCGCATCCGTGACACTTCCGGCTGTGTGATCCGCCACGACCGGACCCTCATGCGTCCGCTCCTGCCGGGCGACCTGCCCCCTGCAGGGACCCACTAG
- a CDS encoding CsbD family protein encodes MGLGDKARHAAEKLGGKGKEAAGETSGDDRLKAEGKGDQAKSDLKQAGEKIKDAFKKKD; translated from the coding sequence ATGGGCTTGGGAGATAAGGCCCGTCATGCGGCTGAAAAGCTGGGCGGCAAGGGCAAGGAAGCTGCTGGTGAAACCAGCGGCGATGACCGCCTGAAGGCCGAAGGCAAGGGCGATCAGGCGAAGTCGGACCTGAAGCAGGCCGGCGAGAAAATCAAGGACGCCTTCAAGAAGAAGGACTAG
- a CDS encoding GAF domain-containing protein, whose product MGRPVLLDDVATDKNWPRYSRALAAEGCRSALGVPMDLGKTAEAVLNFFAPTAGVFTDTVIKEAEGFAHVAGSTLRLAIRIETGEQLNADLKTAMATRTIIDAACGVIMAQNRCATTTHSDCLPKPPATGTKNSTTSQQTSSPASESPPTSPCALTTDTRVAAPGPAIFFGSGWPSSSVR is encoded by the coding sequence GTGGGCCGCCCGGTCCTGCTGGATGATGTAGCAACAGACAAGAACTGGCCCAGGTACAGCCGGGCCTTGGCGGCAGAGGGGTGCCGCAGCGCCCTTGGCGTGCCCATGGACCTGGGGAAAACAGCTGAGGCGGTGCTGAATTTTTTCGCTCCCACCGCCGGCGTGTTCACTGACACTGTCATCAAGGAAGCCGAAGGGTTCGCGCACGTGGCCGGCAGTACCCTGCGCCTGGCGATCCGGATCGAGACCGGTGAACAGCTTAACGCGGACCTGAAAACCGCCATGGCCACCAGGACCATCATCGATGCCGCCTGCGGCGTCATCATGGCACAGAACCGTTGCGCCACGACGACGCATTCAGACTGCTTGCCAAAGCCTCCAGCAACCGGAACCAAAAACTCCACCACGTCGCAGCAGACATCATCGCCCGCCTCGGAGTCACCCCCGACCAGCCCCTGCGCTTTGACGACTGACACCCGCGTAGCCGCTCCCGGTCCTGCCATATTCTTCGGGAGTGGGTGGCCTTCGTCGTCTGTGAGGTAG
- a CDS encoding nuclear transport factor 2 family protein yields the protein MLEDTDLLQALQRHWEYSGKDEDIAHEIYHDDAVLEFPQSGERFEGVENFREWRRQYPANIKFHTRRITHRADLVVVENLISYEGAPWMFTVSLMEFRGDRVAHERIYIMDGWDAPQWRSPWRSQSLPDPPPPPP from the coding sequence ATGCTCGAAGACACGGACCTCCTGCAGGCTCTGCAGCGTCACTGGGAGTACTCCGGTAAGGACGAGGACATCGCCCACGAGATCTATCACGACGACGCGGTGCTTGAGTTCCCCCAGTCCGGGGAGCGGTTCGAAGGCGTGGAAAACTTCCGCGAATGGCGGAGACAGTATCCAGCAAACATAAAGTTCCACACGCGTAGAATCACTCACCGTGCGGACTTGGTTGTTGTGGAGAATCTGATCAGTTATGAGGGTGCGCCATGGATGTTCACCGTGAGCCTGATGGAGTTTCGGGGCGACCGGGTTGCGCACGAGCGGATTTACATTATGGATGGCTGGGATGCCCCGCAATGGCGCAGCCCCTGGCGGTCACAAAGTCTTCCAGACCCGCCCCCGCCACCTCCCTAG